From a single Planctellipticum variicoloris genomic region:
- a CDS encoding MBL fold metallo-hydrolase, with translation MFLKQYYLGCLAHASYMIADEETKIAAVVDPQRDVAQYIADAEQNGWSIRHVFLTHFHADFLAGHIELRDRCGAEIHLGIRGEAEYPVTAAHDGDVIEFGKVRLQILETPGHTPEGISILVYDLALSDTHPHAVLTGDTLFIGDVGRPDLLASIGVTADELADMLYDSLHNKLLPLPDDTLVYPAHGAGSMCGKNLSQETVSTMGEQKKFNYALQPMTREAFKTIVTEEQPEAPEYFVFDAIRNRQERPSLDSTLTQTLKPLTVSNVLQMQQDGAQLLDVRDAIDFEGAHLRGSLNIALRGKYATWCGTIIGHDRPIVLIAEPGGETEAATRLGRIGFDNVAGYLAGGMQSLESRPDLLETIDRITAAALQEQLDSESAPYIVDVRTAKEREAGQIAGSHHLPLNHLRERLDEIPANRTVVIHCEGGYRSAIAASLLAQAGRRNILDLVGGYKAWTTVGQPAAVTCCSQG, from the coding sequence ATGTTTCTGAAACAGTATTATCTCGGCTGCCTGGCGCATGCGTCCTATATGATCGCCGACGAGGAGACGAAGATCGCCGCCGTCGTCGACCCCCAGCGCGACGTCGCACAATACATTGCCGATGCCGAGCAGAACGGCTGGTCGATCCGACACGTCTTTCTGACACACTTCCATGCCGACTTCCTGGCAGGACACATTGAGCTCCGCGATCGCTGCGGGGCGGAGATTCATCTTGGCATCCGGGGCGAGGCCGAGTACCCGGTGACCGCGGCCCACGATGGCGACGTGATCGAGTTCGGCAAGGTTCGTCTGCAGATTCTGGAGACCCCCGGGCATACGCCCGAGGGGATCTCGATCCTGGTTTACGACCTCGCACTCAGCGACACCCATCCGCACGCGGTGCTGACCGGCGACACGCTGTTCATCGGCGACGTGGGTCGACCGGACCTGCTGGCTTCGATCGGCGTCACCGCCGACGAGCTGGCCGACATGCTTTACGATTCGCTGCACAACAAGCTGCTGCCGCTGCCGGACGACACGCTGGTCTATCCCGCGCACGGGGCCGGCTCCATGTGCGGCAAGAATCTGAGCCAGGAAACCGTGTCGACGATGGGCGAACAGAAGAAGTTCAACTACGCCCTGCAGCCGATGACTCGCGAAGCATTCAAGACTATCGTCACCGAGGAGCAGCCCGAAGCACCGGAATACTTCGTGTTCGACGCCATTCGCAACCGCCAGGAGCGTCCCAGTCTCGACAGCACGCTGACGCAGACTCTCAAGCCGCTGACGGTGTCAAATGTTCTGCAGATGCAGCAGGACGGCGCACAGCTCCTGGATGTCCGCGATGCGATCGACTTCGAAGGCGCTCATCTGCGGGGCAGCCTCAACATCGCTCTCCGCGGCAAGTACGCGACGTGGTGCGGGACCATCATCGGTCACGATCGCCCCATTGTCCTGATCGCCGAACCGGGGGGCGAGACCGAAGCGGCCACGCGGCTGGGACGGATCGGTTTCGACAACGTCGCCGGGTATCTGGCGGGGGGCATGCAGTCGCTGGAGTCGCGACCGGATCTGCTGGAGACCATTGACCGGATTACCGCCGCCGCCCTGCAGGAGCAGCTCGACTCCGAGTCCGCCCCCTATATCGTCGACGTCCGCACCGCGAAGGAGCGCGAGGCCGGTCAGATCGCCGGCAGCCACCATCTGCCGCTGAACCATCTGCGGGAACGCCTCGACGAGATCCCCGCCAATCGGACCGTCGTAATTCATTGCGAGGGGGGCTACCGCTCGGCCATCGCCGCCAGCCTGCTCGCGCAGGCTGGTCGAAGAAACATTCTGGACCTTGTCGGCGGATACAAGGCCTGGACGACGGTCGGGCAGCCTGCGGCCGTCACCTGCTGTTCTCAGGGATAG
- a CDS encoding thioredoxin family protein, translated as MRCGLLGLAIAGLLMGAQPASAQVRKGGKPAVSPLFLNMQATGKPALIIAGSVDCIYCREMSQELASDPALQPLVNQMFVVKVDTASRDWPDLRQTFQFEESGIPAVFFVRADGKLLYSDAGKPRDLQGFLTKQLDQSGKLLDDKTMKALVRDARLAEQAHKRKDFAKLATLVQDHHGTGSYAAAALLFDRLGEELVAEATRRIEAAEKQLSDGDAAFDGVLAFLDLEREFGTYEAAKAPIAAALKGIEEHADRKPLLEQARLVAPARDAEQAKKWKAAAETYQRLVETAPDSPAGKYAAERLKVVGPRVR; from the coding sequence ATGAGGTGCGGACTACTGGGGCTGGCGATCGCGGGACTGCTGATGGGTGCGCAACCAGCATCAGCCCAGGTGCGCAAGGGGGGCAAGCCGGCGGTTTCGCCGCTGTTTCTGAACATGCAGGCCACCGGCAAGCCGGCGCTGATCATCGCCGGCAGCGTCGACTGCATCTATTGCCGGGAAATGTCGCAGGAGCTGGCGTCGGATCCGGCGCTCCAGCCGCTGGTGAACCAGATGTTTGTGGTCAAAGTCGACACGGCCTCGCGCGACTGGCCCGACCTGCGACAGACGTTCCAGTTCGAAGAGAGCGGCATCCCCGCGGTGTTTTTCGTCCGCGCCGACGGCAAACTGCTCTACAGCGATGCCGGCAAGCCGCGCGATCTGCAGGGGTTCCTCACGAAGCAGCTCGATCAATCCGGCAAGCTGCTCGACGACAAGACTATGAAGGCTCTCGTCCGGGACGCCAGGCTCGCCGAGCAGGCGCATAAGCGCAAGGACTTCGCAAAGCTGGCGACCCTCGTTCAGGACCATCACGGCACCGGCAGCTATGCGGCCGCCGCGCTGCTGTTCGACCGGCTCGGCGAAGAGTTGGTGGCCGAGGCGACGCGACGGATCGAGGCCGCCGAGAAGCAGCTTTCCGACGGGGACGCCGCGTTCGACGGGGTGCTGGCGTTCCTGGATCTGGAGCGAGAATTCGGGACCTACGAGGCTGCGAAGGCGCCGATTGCGGCAGCTCTGAAGGGGATCGAGGAGCATGCTGACCGAAAACCGCTGCTGGAGCAGGCCAGGCTGGTGGCTCCGGCTCGCGACGCGGAACAGGCGAAGAAGTGGAAGGCGGCCGCGGAAACGTATCAACGGCTCGTGGAAACGGCGCCGGACAGCCCGGCGGGGAAATATGCAGCGGAGCGGCTGAAAGTGGTCGGGCCGCGGGTGAGATAG
- a CDS encoding sulfite exporter TauE/SafE family protein translates to MELHALLPGVLVGFSLGLTGGGGAIFAVPLLVYWLHVAPRDAVGVSLAAVAATSLIGFFARWRKGLVEIPTGLIFAAAGMLGAPLGGWLSSYIPDPVLLLSFSGLMAVVAWRMWNKSPQPTLNLVMPCDDDHGPTCRRDPEGKLRWTSRCASLLMVVGLATGVLSGMFGVGGGFVIVPALIAFSGMGMQRAVGTSLMVITLIGVSGVSFHLLGGREIPLQLTGVFVAGGILGLLAGQRLALRLSGTTLQRTFAIAIIFVAMFVITKTLWT, encoded by the coding sequence GTGGAGCTGCACGCATTGTTGCCCGGCGTGCTTGTCGGCTTCTCTCTCGGGTTGACCGGGGGAGGGGGGGCGATCTTCGCCGTCCCTCTCCTGGTTTATTGGCTGCACGTGGCGCCGCGTGACGCCGTCGGAGTGTCGCTGGCCGCCGTCGCCGCGACGTCGCTGATCGGCTTCTTCGCCCGCTGGCGGAAGGGACTGGTCGAGATCCCCACCGGCCTGATCTTCGCCGCGGCCGGGATGCTGGGCGCCCCGCTGGGCGGCTGGCTTTCCAGCTATATTCCCGACCCGGTCCTGCTGCTGTCGTTCTCGGGATTGATGGCGGTGGTGGCGTGGCGGATGTGGAACAAGTCTCCGCAGCCGACGCTGAATCTGGTCATGCCGTGCGACGACGACCACGGCCCGACCTGTCGCCGGGACCCGGAAGGCAAACTCCGCTGGACTTCCCGCTGCGCTTCGCTGCTGATGGTGGTGGGGCTGGCGACCGGCGTGCTCTCCGGCATGTTCGGCGTGGGAGGCGGGTTCGTGATTGTCCCGGCTCTCATCGCCTTCAGCGGAATGGGGATGCAGCGCGCCGTCGGCACGTCCTTGATGGTCATCACGCTGATCGGGGTCTCGGGCGTTTCGTTCCACCTGCTCGGGGGACGGGAAATCCCCCTGCAGCTCACCGGAGTGTTTGTTGCAGGCGGCATCCTGGGTCTGCTGGCCGGTCAGCGGCTCGCTCTGCGACTCAGCGGGACGACACTGCAACGGACCTTCGCCATCGCCATTATCTTTGTGGCCATGTTCGTCATTACAAAAACTCTCTGGACCTGA
- a CDS encoding rhodanese-like domain-containing protein, with protein sequence MVQTITPQQLLEQIRSGKPVELIDVRTPAEFREIHVECARNEPLERLDVARLTASYQAGSANPLYVICRSGSRGKQACDKLQAAGHPSVVNVEGGTLACEAAGLPVVRGKKAISLERQVRIVAGAMVVIGSALGFFVHPYFIGLSAFVGCGLIFAGITDTCGMAMILARMPWNQCGSATTCSPSPSKPVLHKAS encoded by the coding sequence ATGGTACAGACGATCACACCTCAGCAGTTGCTCGAACAGATCCGCAGCGGGAAGCCGGTCGAATTGATCGACGTGCGGACGCCGGCGGAATTCCGGGAAATCCATGTCGAGTGCGCCCGCAACGAACCCCTGGAACGGCTCGATGTCGCCCGTCTGACGGCGTCATATCAAGCGGGATCGGCGAATCCGCTCTACGTGATCTGTCGATCCGGCAGCCGAGGCAAGCAGGCTTGCGACAAGCTGCAGGCGGCAGGGCATCCCTCGGTGGTCAACGTGGAAGGCGGGACTCTGGCGTGCGAAGCGGCCGGGTTGCCCGTCGTTCGCGGTAAGAAGGCGATTTCCCTCGAACGTCAGGTCCGGATTGTGGCTGGGGCGATGGTCGTGATCGGGTCGGCGCTCGGTTTTTTCGTCCATCCGTACTTCATCGGCCTGTCCGCATTTGTCGGCTGCGGCCTGATCTTCGCGGGCATCACCGATACCTGCGGGATGGCGATGATTCTTGCCCGAATGCCCTGGAATCAGTGCGGCTCCGCAACAACTTGCTCGCCGTCGCCTTCCAAGCCGGTGCTCCACAAAGCCAGTTAA
- a CDS encoding cation:proton antiporter translates to MDLQRLAADELTIMLLALGLLIGVARILGELARRFHQPAILGELLAGVLLGPTVFGTLLPDWQGWLFPWTGPNAVVLDAIGSLAIVLFLLVAGMEVDLSIVWRQGRAALKVGLLGTIIPFAFGLAGAWLAPVALGRQADADPTIFALFLATAMAISALPVIAKTLMDLDLYRTDLGMVVVSAAIFNDLIGWTVFSLILGMMGTRGAGLSIGATLVCTLCYAGGMLTVGRWLMHRVLPFLQAYTHFPGGVLGFAATMALFGAALTEFIGIHAIFGSFLVGVALGSSPHLQERTRMMIDEFVSFIFAPVFFASIGLRVNFVTHFDTSLVLLVLGLACAGKLLGAVLGARWGGMALRDQWAVGIAMNARGAMEIILGTLALEAGIIRQRLFVALVVMAIVTSAASGPLIRRILRRQVHRPLAFLSPKLFLRNLAAESRREAIRELAAAAAAQSGLDADQIEAGAWAREQIAATGIGHGVALPHLRSPDVREPVVVVGLSEAGVDFDAPDGQLVHVMFLLVTPAGDPTVQLELSAGISHLFRDPHSLERVLRAETYTEFVAALKVGDSK, encoded by the coding sequence ATGGACTTGCAGCGGCTGGCGGCGGACGAACTGACGATCATGCTGCTGGCCCTCGGGTTGCTGATCGGGGTCGCCCGCATCCTCGGCGAACTCGCCCGGCGGTTTCATCAGCCGGCCATTCTCGGCGAGCTCCTGGCCGGCGTACTGCTGGGGCCGACGGTCTTTGGCACGCTGCTGCCGGACTGGCAAGGCTGGCTGTTTCCTTGGACGGGACCGAACGCCGTCGTCCTGGATGCGATCGGCTCGCTGGCCATCGTGCTGTTCCTGCTGGTTGCCGGCATGGAGGTGGACCTGTCGATTGTCTGGCGGCAGGGCCGCGCGGCGCTCAAGGTCGGCCTGCTGGGGACCATCATCCCCTTCGCCTTCGGCCTCGCTGGCGCCTGGCTGGCGCCAGTCGCCCTCGGCCGGCAGGCCGACGCCGACCCGACGATTTTCGCCCTGTTCCTGGCGACGGCGATGGCCATTTCGGCGCTCCCCGTCATCGCGAAAACGCTCATGGACCTGGATCTCTACCGCACCGACCTCGGCATGGTCGTCGTCAGTGCGGCGATCTTCAACGACCTCATCGGCTGGACAGTCTTCTCGCTGATTCTGGGGATGATGGGGACCCGCGGGGCCGGGCTGAGCATTGGCGCCACGCTGGTCTGTACGCTCTGCTACGCCGGTGGAATGCTGACCGTCGGCCGCTGGCTGATGCACCGGGTTCTGCCGTTTCTGCAGGCGTATACGCACTTTCCGGGAGGAGTGCTCGGCTTCGCCGCCACCATGGCGCTGTTCGGGGCCGCCCTGACCGAGTTCATCGGCATTCACGCGATTTTCGGGTCATTCCTGGTCGGCGTGGCGCTCGGCTCGTCGCCTCACCTGCAGGAACGAACCCGAATGATGATCGACGAGTTCGTGTCGTTCATTTTTGCGCCGGTGTTCTTCGCCAGCATCGGTCTGCGTGTCAACTTTGTGACGCACTTCGACACTTCGCTGGTGCTGCTGGTTCTGGGACTGGCGTGTGCGGGCAAGCTGCTGGGGGCCGTGCTCGGCGCTCGCTGGGGGGGCATGGCGCTCCGTGATCAGTGGGCGGTCGGCATCGCCATGAATGCCCGCGGCGCGATGGAGATCATTCTGGGAACGCTGGCGCTGGAGGCCGGCATCATCCGCCAGCGACTCTTCGTGGCGCTCGTCGTCATGGCCATCGTCACCAGCGCCGCCAGCGGACCGCTGATCCGCCGGATCCTGCGCCGGCAAGTTCACCGGCCCCTGGCGTTCCTGTCTCCCAAGCTGTTTCTGCGGAACCTGGCGGCGGAGTCCCGACGGGAGGCCATCCGGGAACTGGCTGCGGCGGCGGCCGCGCAGAGCGGGCTCGACGCCGATCAGATCGAAGCCGGCGCCTGGGCGCGCGAGCAGATTGCGGCGACCGGGATCGGGCACGGCGTCGCACTGCCGCACCTCCGCAGCCCGGACGTCCGGGAACCGGTGGTGGTGGTGGGGCTGTCGGAGGCCGGCGTCGATTTCGACGCCCCCGACGGTCAGCTCGTCCACGTCATGTTTCTGCTGGTCACTCCGGCGGGCGATCCCACCGTGCAGCTCGAACTGTCCGCCGGCATCTCCCACCTCTTCCGCGACCCCCACAGCCTGGAACGTGTGCTGCGCGCGGAAACCTACACGGAGTTCGTGGCGGCATTGAAAGTCGGAGACTCCAAGTAG
- the trxA gene encoding thioredoxin: MSHVITTHTQNFTRDVLESPVPVVVDFYATWCPPCRMLAPVLDGLAAEFGERVRFVKVNIDEEPQLAQAAQISSVPTLLIVQGGKVVDRVSGAQPASVLRPRISRLLPAGTRVSA; encoded by the coding sequence ATGTCTCACGTCATCACCACGCACACGCAAAACTTCACTCGCGACGTTCTGGAGTCCCCCGTCCCCGTCGTGGTCGACTTCTATGCCACCTGGTGCCCGCCCTGCCGGATGCTCGCACCTGTTCTCGACGGTCTCGCGGCGGAGTTCGGCGAGCGCGTCCGGTTCGTGAAGGTGAATATCGACGAGGAGCCGCAGCTTGCACAGGCGGCTCAGATTTCGTCGGTTCCGACACTGCTGATCGTGCAAGGGGGCAAGGTGGTCGATCGCGTTTCCGGGGCTCAGCCGGCGTCGGTTCTCCGCCCGCGCATCTCCCGGTTGCTGCCGGCGGGTACTCGCGTTTCCGCCTGA
- a CDS encoding Hsp20/alpha crystallin family protein, with amino-acid sequence MSTELTRSPEPPPPPDETGVDPNVVFTPPIDIFETEAGLVLLADLPGVTSETLELQVQDNKLTLFGRVKSPVPPGARVIHQEYGVGHFLRSFILSDEVDHERITAKLTNGVLEVFLPRAPKSQPRRIQVAIE; translated from the coding sequence ATGTCGACGGAATTGACCCGCTCCCCCGAACCTCCCCCGCCCCCCGATGAGACCGGCGTCGACCCGAATGTGGTCTTCACGCCGCCGATCGACATTTTTGAGACCGAAGCGGGGCTGGTGTTGCTCGCCGACCTGCCGGGAGTCACCAGCGAAACGCTCGAACTGCAGGTTCAGGACAATAAGCTCACCCTGTTCGGCCGGGTCAAGTCCCCCGTGCCGCCCGGGGCTCGGGTCATCCACCAGGAATACGGCGTGGGACACTTCCTCCGCTCGTTCATTCTGAGCGACGAAGTCGATCACGAGCGGATTACCGCCAAACTGACAAACGGCGTCCTCGAAGTCTTCCTGCCCCGCGCCCCGAAATCGCAGCCCCGGCGGATTCAGGTCGCCATCGAGTAA
- a CDS encoding ArsR/SmtB family transcription factor, producing the protein MTATTDLTGLTSLDALGEAAECLKTLAHPHRLRMVQMLLRGRYTVGELADACEIPSHMASEHLRLMQRCGFLDSEREGRCMYYRIVEPQLAKFLTCIEERFGVSAP; encoded by the coding sequence ATGACTGCGACGACTGATCTCACCGGATTGACAAGCCTTGACGCCTTGGGAGAGGCGGCGGAGTGCTTGAAGACGTTGGCGCATCCACACCGGCTGCGGATGGTGCAGATGCTGTTGCGCGGCCGCTACACGGTGGGTGAATTGGCGGACGCGTGCGAGATTCCCAGCCATATGGCGTCGGAGCATCTGCGGTTGATGCAGCGCTGCGGATTTCTGGACAGCGAACGCGAAGGCCGCTGCATGTACTACCGCATTGTGGAGCCTCAACTGGCGAAGTTCCTGACGTGTATTGAAGAACGATTCGGCGTTTCAGCCCCGTAG
- a CDS encoding DUF6985 domain-containing protein, which yields MKLKAITHPVVGRLVPDEWEESLLCFREIPPLKQFVAGLSADALNHLDDNERKLVESWKEVPGKLVKHCRENQIFDGLRALGVFEVAFEKIRNGTPSEEQVAAYQNFQEHQVRICGNVAEALLRYYRVARTSDEEWFDDNDCPEAASVDELAALAALDSVSFTKHHCEGLSILLLSWQVDWDVEHGLSMAVWKDQVVGIGMEDIYDLSDLEQADFLVWNRSHMTESEREHLARVSESIGESDDDDDEDDDW from the coding sequence ATGAAGCTCAAGGCCATCACTCATCCCGTTGTCGGTCGCCTCGTTCCCGATGAATGGGAAGAATCGCTGTTGTGCTTTCGCGAGATTCCTCCCCTGAAACAATTTGTCGCGGGATTGTCGGCGGACGCGCTGAATCACCTCGACGACAACGAACGCAAACTTGTTGAGAGCTGGAAAGAGGTTCCAGGCAAGCTGGTCAAACATTGCCGCGAAAACCAGATCTTCGATGGCCTGAGAGCACTGGGTGTCTTCGAGGTAGCGTTTGAGAAGATTCGCAACGGGACGCCGTCGGAAGAACAGGTCGCTGCCTATCAGAATTTTCAGGAGCACCAGGTCCGGATCTGCGGCAACGTCGCTGAGGCCCTGTTGCGATACTACCGCGTCGCTCGCACCTCCGATGAGGAGTGGTTTGACGACAACGACTGCCCCGAAGCCGCGAGCGTCGACGAACTGGCGGCACTCGCGGCACTCGACAGTGTGAGTTTTACAAAACATCACTGCGAGGGACTCTCGATACTTTTGCTCAGTTGGCAAGTCGACTGGGACGTCGAGCATGGTCTTTCCATGGCGGTCTGGAAAGATCAGGTCGTCGGCATCGGTATGGAGGATATCTACGATCTGTCGGATCTTGAGCAGGCGGATTTCCTGGTCTGGAACCGCTCCCACATGACGGAGTCCGAGCGAGAGCACCTGGCGCGCGTGTCGGAGTCCATCGGCGAATCCGATGACGATGATGACGAGGACGACGATTGGTAG
- a CDS encoding DsrE family protein, producing the protein MKTLIASLLGSLLTLAAASAVAPKPEMIHPRIADYGGIVQIPGAVEPPRAGAKVVFDITSESPVDKPHKGLEAVARYLNLTAGAGVPVEGLKLTAVLHGGAAKTVLNDAAFQAATKVEQNPSLELIRRLQANGVEVLVCGQALARQGYPIDGVVKNVPIAVSALTANINRQQDGHLPVAIH; encoded by the coding sequence ATGAAGACCCTGATCGCCAGCCTCCTCGGAAGCCTGTTGACGCTTGCTGCGGCCTCTGCCGTGGCGCCGAAGCCGGAAATGATCCATCCGCGAATCGCCGACTACGGCGGCATCGTCCAGATCCCCGGCGCCGTCGAGCCGCCGCGGGCCGGCGCGAAAGTCGTCTTCGACATTACCTCGGAATCCCCCGTCGACAAGCCGCACAAGGGGCTCGAAGCGGTGGCCCGGTATCTCAACCTGACCGCCGGGGCCGGCGTTCCCGTCGAAGGTCTGAAGCTGACGGCGGTCCTGCACGGCGGTGCGGCGAAGACGGTCCTAAATGACGCGGCGTTTCAGGCCGCGACCAAGGTCGAGCAGAACCCGAGCCTCGAACTCATCCGTCGATTGCAGGCCAATGGCGTCGAGGTCCTCGTGTGCGGCCAGGCGCTGGCGCGTCAGGGATACCCCATCGACGGCGTGGTCAAGAACGTCCCGATCGCCGTCTCCGCACTGACCGCCAACATTAACCGCCAGCAGGACGGCCACCTGCCGGTCGCGATTCACTGA
- a CDS encoding NAD(P)/FAD-dependent oxidoreductase, with protein MTAMTHPRIVIVGGGTGGISVAARLRRKLKQADITVIEPSDKHYYQPIWTLVGAGVFPKEVSERPEASVIPKGVQWLRDAVASFDPDRNELTTVGGRHVGYDFLVVAAGIQLNWDKIPGLRETLGRNGVGSNYSFGTVDETWKAIREFRGGTALFTMPNTPVKCGGAPQKIMYLAEDYFRRTGVRDQAKIIFASGAGNLFAVPKYRATLEKVVARKNIETRFKTNLVEVRGDAHEAVLENAATGERESVHFDLLHATPPMSAPDFIRQSPLANPDGWVEADRSSLRHPRFANIFALGDAAGLPTSKTGAAIRAQAPVLVENLACAVQGKSLSATYKGYTSCPLVTGYGSLVLAEFDYELNPQETFPFDQSKERHSMYLLKKYLLPAMYWNGMLKGYL; from the coding sequence ATGACTGCTATGACTCATCCCCGTATCGTGATCGTTGGCGGCGGGACTGGCGGCATTTCCGTCGCAGCCCGCTTGCGTCGAAAGTTGAAGCAAGCTGACATCACTGTGATCGAGCCCTCCGACAAGCACTACTACCAGCCGATCTGGACGCTGGTCGGCGCGGGCGTGTTTCCGAAGGAAGTCAGCGAACGTCCCGAGGCCTCGGTGATTCCGAAGGGTGTCCAATGGCTTCGCGACGCCGTCGCGTCGTTCGATCCGGACCGCAACGAGCTGACGACGGTCGGCGGACGACACGTCGGCTACGACTTTCTTGTCGTCGCCGCCGGCATTCAGCTCAACTGGGACAAGATCCCGGGGCTCCGCGAAACGCTCGGCCGAAACGGAGTCGGCAGCAATTACAGTTTCGGCACTGTGGACGAAACCTGGAAAGCGATTCGCGAGTTCCGTGGCGGAACGGCTCTGTTCACCATGCCCAACACGCCCGTCAAGTGCGGCGGCGCGCCGCAGAAAATCATGTATCTGGCGGAAGACTATTTTCGCAGGACCGGCGTGCGTGATCAGGCGAAGATCATTTTCGCTTCGGGAGCCGGAAATCTGTTCGCGGTGCCGAAGTACCGGGCCACGCTGGAGAAAGTGGTCGCCCGCAAGAATATCGAGACCCGTTTCAAGACGAATCTGGTCGAGGTTCGTGGCGACGCTCATGAAGCGGTTCTTGAGAACGCAGCGACCGGCGAACGGGAATCCGTTCATTTCGACTTGCTCCACGCGACGCCCCCCATGAGCGCACCGGATTTTATCCGCCAGAGCCCGCTGGCCAATCCGGACGGCTGGGTCGAGGCCGACCGGTCCTCTTTGCGGCATCCTCGCTTCGCAAACATCTTCGCTCTCGGCGACGCCGCCGGACTGCCGACCTCCAAGACCGGGGCCGCGATCCGGGCGCAGGCGCCGGTCCTGGTCGAGAATCTCGCCTGCGCGGTGCAGGGGAAATCGCTGAGCGCAACGTACAAAGGCTACACTTCCTGCCCGCTGGTGACGGGCTACGGCAGCCTGGTTCTCGCCGAGTTCGACTACGAGCTCAATCCGCAGGAGACGTTTCCGTTCGACCAGTCCAAAGAGCGGCATTCGATGTACCTGCTGAAGAAGTACCTCCTGCCGGCGATGTACTGGAACGGGATGCTGAAGGGGTACTTGTAG
- a CDS encoding sulfite exporter TauE/SafE family protein — protein sequence MSPELQEFARLAPLGLLVGAYGTLVGAGGGSVLVPILLIALPHESPATITAIALAVVFFNAYSGTIAYMRLGRIDYRAGTLFTLAGLPGAVLGTLLVHNIPRSLFDPLFGLLLVGIGGFLMVSPVGSASRVPDGETAAVKDGRMLVGSLGSAYIAVFSSLLGIGGGIIHVPFLIRGLRMPPHIATATSHFVLTFMALTATATHIVLGEFERGVAQTLSLSIGVMMGAPLGAALSARLQGSLIVRLLALALCLVGVRLLARTLG from the coding sequence GTGTCTCCGGAACTGCAGGAGTTTGCACGACTGGCTCCGCTGGGACTGCTCGTCGGCGCGTATGGCACGCTGGTCGGCGCCGGCGGCGGTTCGGTGCTGGTGCCGATTCTGCTGATCGCTCTGCCGCACGAGTCCCCGGCGACGATCACCGCCATCGCCCTGGCGGTGGTCTTCTTCAACGCGTACTCCGGGACCATCGCCTATATGCGGCTGGGCCGGATCGACTACCGGGCCGGCACGCTCTTTACGCTGGCCGGGCTTCCCGGAGCCGTCCTGGGGACGCTTCTGGTGCACAATATTCCGCGAAGCCTGTTTGACCCGCTGTTCGGCCTGCTGCTCGTGGGGATCGGCGGTTTTCTGATGGTCAGTCCCGTGGGTTCCGCGAGCCGCGTACCGGACGGTGAAACCGCGGCCGTGAAGGACGGGCGGATGCTCGTCGGTTCGCTGGGGAGCGCCTATATCGCGGTCTTCTCCAGCCTGCTCGGCATCGGCGGCGGGATCATCCACGTCCCGTTCCTGATCCGCGGATTGCGGATGCCGCCCCACATCGCCACGGCGACCTCGCACTTCGTGCTGACATTCATGGCGCTGACCGCGACGGCGACGCACATCGTGCTGGGAGAGTTTGAGCGCGGGGTGGCTCAGACCCTGTCGCTGTCGATCGGCGTCATGATGGGCGCCCCGCTGGGAGCGGCTCTCTCCGCCCGCCTGCAGGGCTCGCTGATCGTCCGGCTGCTGGCCCTGGCGCTCTGCCTCGTGGGCGTGCGTCTGCTGGCGCGGACGCTGGGGTGA
- a CDS encoding Hsp20/alpha crystallin family protein, with protein sequence MAIFRWGQQTWDPFRDLEREVDQLLASVSLSFQGLRVGRQYPPINVYELENELLLIAELAGAKPDALEVTVAEGVLNIRGRHNGPEGVADDKYRRQERPRGVWQRSLPLPDRILEDRMSAEFTNGVLKIRLPRGAATQARQIQVLDGSTEEAPAPPPSEAT encoded by the coding sequence ATGGCCATTTTTCGTTGGGGACAGCAGACCTGGGACCCCTTTCGCGACCTCGAACGCGAAGTCGATCAGTTGCTGGCCAGCGTCTCTCTCTCATTCCAAGGGCTGCGGGTGGGGCGGCAATACCCCCCCATCAACGTCTATGAGCTGGAGAACGAGCTCCTGCTGATCGCGGAACTCGCCGGCGCCAAACCCGACGCCCTCGAAGTCACCGTGGCCGAGGGGGTGCTGAATATCCGCGGACGTCACAATGGCCCCGAGGGGGTCGCAGACGACAAATATCGCCGGCAGGAACGCCCGCGCGGCGTCTGGCAACGGTCGCTCCCCTTGCCGGACCGCATCCTTGAAGACCGGATGTCGGCGGAATTCACGAACGGCGTCCTGAAAATCCGGCTGCCACGAGGAGCGGCGACTCAGGCCCGTCAGATCCAGGTGCTCGACGGCAGCACGGAAGAGGCTCCGGCCCCGCCGCCGTCGGAAGCCACGTAA